The Hydrogenophaga crocea genome contains a region encoding:
- a CDS encoding 4'-phosphopantetheinyl transferase family protein has product MPRIALVLNHPVRLQAWLFHHPRATEGAPADDPWLSPAERARVLRLRFQRDRVRYVHRRRALRAVLGERLGLPGPAVPLRLGLHDKPELDTAALAAPAPHFNMSHHEDHSLVVLCDEAEVGVDIEGERGWPDIDALAAMNFTPAEIAGYQALQGVQRESAFLRVWTRKEACLKAVGTGLAIDLKALHAGLETDTREVPVPTDAGTLPVLLSSHTAPGGLLVAVATRC; this is encoded by the coding sequence ATGCCCCGCATTGCGCTGGTCCTGAACCATCCGGTCCGCCTTCAGGCCTGGCTCTTCCACCACCCCCGCGCCACCGAAGGCGCCCCCGCCGACGACCCCTGGCTGAGTCCGGCCGAGCGCGCGCGCGTGCTGCGGCTGCGTTTTCAGCGCGATCGCGTGCGCTACGTGCACCGCCGCCGCGCGCTGCGCGCGGTGCTCGGCGAGCGCCTGGGCCTGCCCGGGCCGGCCGTGCCGCTGCGCCTGGGCCTGCACGACAAGCCCGAGCTCGACACCGCGGCGCTCGCCGCGCCCGCGCCGCACTTCAACATGAGCCACCACGAAGACCACAGCCTGGTGGTGCTCTGCGACGAGGCCGAGGTCGGCGTGGACATCGAAGGCGAGCGCGGCTGGCCCGACATCGATGCGCTGGCCGCGATGAATTTCACCCCCGCGGAAATCGCGGGCTACCAGGCGCTGCAGGGCGTGCAGCGCGAGTCGGCCTTTCTGCGCGTGTGGACGCGCAAGGAAGCCTGCCTCAAGGCCGTGGGCACCGGCCTCGCGATCGACCTCAAGGCACTGCACGCGGGCCTGGAAACCGATACGCGCGAAGTGCCCGTGCCCACCGACGCCGGCACGCTGCCGGTGCTGCTGTCCAGCCACACGGCGCCCGGCGGCCTGCTGGTGGCCGTGGCCACGCGCTGCTGA
- a CDS encoding cupin-like domain-containing protein, with amino-acid sequence MLQCFGQGVNAQWLDHQPFRFEHRLLGHPALSMENLARVIPRLPQGQVMYSTRLLATDDNFEKTFRQRPIDRSIEETIETLRTSDSYIMVNSPQVDESFRELYEALIGDVETLMRERGVGVKAVTPKLYLFIASPNSVTPFHIDRYSTFLLQFQGSKQVTVSMPFDERVVTDADCENYVSYVSTKLPWGPEKDRYSTTFDFEPGQAIHIPFVSGHHVRNGPGEVSVSMSIIFNTAQTMMWRETLNFNQRMRKWLGPVGIAPGHVGRSPLRDGCKAALWHQWARLRGY; translated from the coding sequence ATGCTGCAATGTTTCGGGCAGGGGGTGAATGCACAGTGGCTGGACCACCAGCCCTTCCGCTTCGAGCACCGGCTCCTGGGGCATCCCGCGCTCTCGATGGAGAACCTCGCTCGGGTGATACCGCGCCTGCCGCAAGGGCAGGTGATGTATTCCACCCGGCTGCTCGCCACCGACGACAACTTCGAGAAAACCTTCCGGCAGCGGCCGATCGACCGCAGCATCGAGGAAACCATCGAAACGCTGCGCACGTCGGACTCCTACATCATGGTGAATTCGCCGCAGGTCGACGAATCCTTCCGTGAGCTGTACGAGGCGCTGATCGGTGACGTCGAAACCCTGATGCGCGAGCGCGGCGTGGGCGTGAAGGCGGTCACGCCCAAGCTCTATCTTTTCATCGCTTCGCCCAACAGCGTCACGCCCTTCCACATCGACCGGTACTCGACCTTTCTGCTGCAGTTCCAGGGCAGCAAGCAGGTCACGGTGTCCATGCCCTTCGACGAGCGCGTGGTCACCGATGCCGACTGCGAAAACTATGTGTCGTACGTGAGCACGAAGCTGCCCTGGGGCCCCGAAAAAGACCGCTATTCCACCACCTTCGATTTCGAGCCCGGGCAGGCGATCCACATCCCCTTCGTCTCGGGCCACCACGTGCGCAACGGGCCGGGCGAGGTGTCGGTCTCGATGTCCATCATCTTCAACACCGCGCAAACCATGATGTGGCGCGAAACGCTGAACTTCAACCAGCGCATGCGCAAGTGGCTCGGCCCGGTGGGCATCGCGCCCGGCCACGTGGGCCGCTCGCCCTTGCGCGACGGCTGCAAGGCCGCGCTGTGGCACCAGTGGGCGCGGCTGCGCGGCTACTGA
- a CDS encoding alpha/beta fold hydrolase: MKEVPLGFGSDRHLIGTLTLPASTTPRGPAFILPNAGVVHRIGPHRLHVKLARALARQGHPCLRLDLSGVGDSRTPADAAPFQQQVVHDLRQAMDHLQKICSVDSFAIAGICSGAHNGLATALEDPRVKGLWMLDGYVYPTPRTHTVRLQRQLAADPTRTLLSWTRSAIERGARGLLGSDAVPAGKADAGDNAPPPEAFARAIQSLVDRGTSVYFMYTGSLLWTYNYPEQLRDAFAQHDFVHRVRCDYVPEIDHTATSLAAQRLVIERLGGWAAELAAAGATPA; encoded by the coding sequence ATGAAGGAAGTCCCGCTCGGTTTCGGCAGCGACCGCCACCTGATCGGCACGCTGACCCTGCCCGCCTCGACCACCCCGCGCGGGCCCGCCTTCATCCTGCCCAATGCGGGCGTGGTGCACCGCATCGGCCCGCACCGCCTGCACGTGAAGCTCGCGCGTGCGCTGGCGCGCCAGGGCCACCCCTGCCTGCGGCTCGATCTCTCGGGCGTGGGCGACAGCCGCACGCCGGCCGACGCCGCGCCCTTCCAGCAACAGGTGGTGCACGACCTGCGCCAGGCCATGGACCACCTGCAAAAAATCTGTTCGGTGGACAGCTTCGCCATCGCGGGCATCTGCTCGGGCGCGCACAACGGCCTGGCCACGGCCCTGGAAGACCCGCGCGTGAAAGGCCTGTGGATGCTCGACGGCTACGTGTACCCCACGCCGCGCACCCACACCGTGCGCCTGCAGCGCCAGCTCGCGGCCGACCCGACGCGCACCCTGCTGTCGTGGACGCGCTCGGCCATCGAACGCGGCGCGCGTGGCCTGCTCGGTTCGGACGCCGTGCCGGCCGGCAAAGCGGACGCGGGCGACAACGCCCCGCCGCCCGAGGCCTTCGCGCGCGCGATCCAGTCGCTCGTGGACCGCGGCACCTCGGTGTATTTCATGTACACGGGCAGCCTGCTCTGGACCTACAACTACCCCGAGCAGTTGCGCGACGCCTTCGCCCAGCACGACTTCGTGCACCGTGTGCGCTGCGACTACGTGCCCGAGATCGACCACACCGCCACCTCGCTCGCGGCGCAGCGGCTCGTGATCGAACGCCTGGGCGGCTGGGCCGCCGAACTCGCGGCGGCGGGCGCCACGCCCGCTTGA